The following proteins come from a genomic window of Bradyrhizobium paxllaeri:
- a CDS encoding DNA-3-methyladenine glycosylase I produces the protein MSKSARLHPDGKMRCPWPGEDPFYMAYHDTEWGVPEYDDRALYEKLILDGFQAGLSWITILRKRENFRKAFDDFQPEKIARYSDKKVHALMNDAGIVRNRAKIEGAVNSAKAYLKIMEEGAGFSKFLWDFVDGKPVVNQFKTTASVPASTPVSVKISKELGARGFKFVGPTIVYAFMQATGMVNDHLVTCFCHESCSGKLRKPRLKAK, from the coding sequence ATGAGCAAATCTGCGCGCCTGCACCCTGACGGCAAGATGCGGTGCCCGTGGCCCGGCGAAGATCCGTTCTACATGGCCTATCACGACACCGAATGGGGCGTGCCCGAATATGACGACCGCGCGCTGTACGAGAAGCTGATACTCGACGGCTTCCAGGCCGGGCTGTCCTGGATCACGATTTTGCGCAAGCGCGAAAACTTCCGCAAAGCGTTCGACGATTTTCAACCCGAGAAGATCGCGCGCTACAGCGACAAGAAAGTCCATGCGCTGATGAACGATGCCGGCATCGTGCGCAACCGCGCCAAGATCGAGGGCGCGGTCAACAGCGCCAAGGCCTACCTGAAGATCATGGAAGAAGGCGCGGGCTTCTCCAAATTCCTGTGGGACTTCGTCGACGGCAAGCCCGTCGTCAACCAGTTCAAGACCACCGCGAGTGTACCGGCCTCGACGCCGGTCTCGGTCAAGATCTCAAAGGAGCTCGGCGCGCGCGGCTTCAAGTTCGTCGGTCCGACCATCGTCTATGCCTTCATGCAGGCCACCGGCATGGTCAACGATCATCTCGTCACCTGCTTCTGCCACGAGAGCTGCAGCGGCAAGCTCCGCAAGCCGCGCCTCAAGGCCAAATGA
- a CDS encoding SOS response-associated peptidase, with the protein MCGRFVITSPPAALRQIFGYIEQPNFPPRYNIAPTQPVPVIILENGGRHFRLMRWGLVPAWVKDPRKFTLLINARSETVLDKPAFKNAIKRRRVLIPADGYYEWQDANGRKRPFFIHRRDGHPVGFAALAETWMGPNGEETDGVAIVTAPASRDLASLHHRVPVTIAPEQFERWLDGRTNDANDVMPLLRGPAEGEFAWHEISTRVNRVVNDDAQLLLPITDEQRAEEEPKPAKKASRKAAVEEDDGQGSLF; encoded by the coding sequence ATGTGCGGACGTTTCGTTATTACCTCGCCGCCGGCGGCGCTTCGGCAGATCTTCGGTTATATCGAGCAGCCTAATTTCCCGCCGCGGTATAATATCGCGCCAACTCAACCGGTTCCCGTGATCATTCTGGAAAATGGCGGCCGCCATTTCCGGCTGATGCGCTGGGGGCTGGTCCCGGCATGGGTCAAAGACCCCCGTAAATTTACGCTCCTGATCAACGCGCGATCCGAGACGGTGCTCGACAAGCCCGCGTTCAAGAACGCCATCAAGCGGCGGCGCGTCCTGATTCCAGCCGACGGCTATTACGAATGGCAGGATGCCAACGGTCGCAAGCGGCCGTTCTTCATCCATCGCCGCGACGGCCATCCCGTCGGCTTTGCTGCGCTGGCGGAGACCTGGATGGGGCCGAACGGCGAGGAGACCGACGGCGTCGCCATCGTCACCGCGCCCGCCAGCCGCGATCTCGCTAGCCTGCATCATCGCGTGCCCGTGACGATCGCGCCTGAGCAATTCGAGCGCTGGCTCGATGGCCGGACCAATGACGCCAACGACGTGATGCCGCTGCTGCGCGGACCGGCGGAGGGCGAGTTCGCCTGGCACGAGATTTCCACGCGCGTCAACCGCGTCGTCAATGACGACGCGCAATTGCTGCTGCCGATCACCGACGAGCAGCGGGCGGAGGAGGAGCCGAAGCCCGCGAAGAAGGCGTCGCGCAAGGCGGCGGTGGAAGAGGATGACGGGCAGGGCTCGTTGTTTTGA
- a CDS encoding HD family hydrolase has product MTPRKSSSVATRAWQRMLSGRRLDLLDPSPLDIEIADIAHGLARVARWNGQTSGAHIFSVAQHTLLVEAVMREQTPRVDISFRLAAMLHDAPEYVIGDMISPFKAVLGGDYKVVEKRLLAAIHIRFGLPPVIADEITKAIKAADRGAAYLEATHLAGFSVSEAKRLFGRDPGLPEATVRDYLTPWTAARAEKQFLARFTLLLG; this is encoded by the coding sequence ATGACGCCGCGAAAATCGTCCAGCGTCGCTACCCGAGCCTGGCAGCGTATGCTGTCGGGGCGGCGACTCGATTTGCTCGACCCCTCCCCGCTCGATATCGAGATCGCCGACATCGCCCATGGGCTGGCGCGCGTGGCGCGCTGGAACGGGCAGACCAGCGGCGCGCATATTTTCTCGGTGGCACAGCACACGCTGCTGGTCGAAGCCGTGATGCGCGAGCAGACGCCGCGCGTCGATATCAGCTTCCGCCTCGCCGCGATGCTGCATGACGCGCCCGAATACGTCATCGGCGACATGATTTCGCCGTTCAAGGCGGTGCTCGGCGGCGACTACAAGGTGGTTGAGAAGCGGCTGCTGGCGGCGATCCATATTCGCTTCGGCCTGCCGCCTGTTATCGCCGACGAAATCACCAAGGCCATCAAGGCGGCCGATCGCGGTGCAGCGTATCTCGAAGCCACCCATCTGGCAGGATTTTCGGTGAGCGAAGCGAAGCGCCTGTTCGGCAGGGACCCCGGCCTGCCCGAAGCCACGGTGCGCGACTACCTGACGCCGTGGACCGCGGCCCGGGCCGAGAAGCAGTTTTTGGCGCGATTTACGCTGCTGCTCGGGTGA
- a CDS encoding HAD family hydrolase: MDAIYFDLDGTLTDPKLGITRSIQYALQRLDHPTIPTADELTWCIGPPLRSSFVRLLGGDHAADRAVVLYRERFSDIGLYENGVYDGIDEVLTALRASGHRLFVATSKAHVFAERIIDHFGLRKHFERVFGAEYDGTRADKSHLLEYALKEVGVDPSKTLMIGDRSHDMVGAKNNGMKGIGVLYGYGSRDELLGAGAHHVCATPGAILGCIS, from the coding sequence ATGGACGCCATCTATTTCGACCTCGACGGAACGCTGACCGACCCCAAGCTTGGGATCACCCGCTCGATCCAATACGCGCTGCAACGGCTTGATCATCCAACGATCCCGACCGCGGACGAACTGACCTGGTGCATCGGCCCGCCGCTGCGCTCGAGCTTTGTGAGATTGCTCGGCGGCGATCATGCCGCCGACCGGGCGGTGGTGCTCTACCGCGAACGATTTTCCGACATCGGCCTCTACGAAAACGGCGTGTACGACGGCATCGACGAGGTGCTGACCGCGCTCCGTGCGTCCGGTCACCGGCTGTTCGTCGCCACCAGCAAGGCGCATGTGTTCGCCGAACGCATCATCGACCATTTCGGCTTGCGCAAGCACTTCGAGCGCGTGTTCGGCGCCGAGTACGACGGCACCCGCGCCGACAAATCGCATCTGCTGGAATACGCGTTGAAAGAAGTCGGCGTCGATCCGTCCAAAACCCTGATGATCGGCGACCGCAGCCACGACATGGTCGGGGCGAAAAACAACGGCATGAAGGGCATCGGCGTGCTGTACGGCTACGGCAGCCGCGACGAACTGCTGGGCGCCGGTGCGCACCATGTCTGCGCCACGCCGGGCGCGATTCTCGGCTGCATTTCCTGA
- a CDS encoding TIGR02301 family protein: MLKHALAALILISACHLAPARAQDAAAPFDGELQRLAEILGTLHYLRGICGANEGAKWRNEMQALIDAETPSGDRRARMIAGFNRGYNGFQQTYRTCTPAASVAIRRYIEEGSKISRDLTARYAN, encoded by the coding sequence ATGCTCAAGCACGCCCTCGCCGCCCTCATCCTGATTTCGGCATGCCATCTGGCCCCGGCGCGGGCCCAGGATGCGGCCGCGCCGTTTGACGGCGAACTGCAGCGGCTGGCCGAGATACTCGGCACCCTGCACTACCTCCGGGGCATTTGCGGCGCCAATGAAGGGGCCAAATGGCGCAACGAAATGCAGGCTCTGATCGACGCCGAAACTCCCTCCGGCGACCGCCGCGCCCGCATGATCGCCGGCTTCAACCGCGGCTATAACGGCTTTCAGCAGACCTACCGGACCTGCACCCCCGCAGCTTCGGTCGCAATTCGCAGATATATCGAGGAAGGTTCAAAGATCTCGCGCGACCTCACCGCGCGCTACGCGAACTGA
- a CDS encoding tyrosine phosphatase family protein, translated as MLHVCSLAALPETVRATGASHILTVMANVDQVLRPASILEANHLRVSMDDITEQMDGFVAPSELHIERVLNFVRGWDRTAPMVVHCYAGISRSTASAFAAACALNPHRAEIEIARQIRARSPIASPNRLIVSLADRALGREGRMLRALDEMGPGSMTVEGRPFQLDLE; from the coding sequence ATGCTTCACGTCTGCTCGCTTGCCGCACTTCCCGAGACCGTCAGGGCGACCGGCGCCAGTCACATTCTCACCGTGATGGCCAATGTCGACCAGGTGCTGCGCCCCGCTTCGATACTCGAAGCCAACCATCTGAGGGTGTCGATGGACGACATCACCGAACAGATGGATGGCTTTGTCGCACCGTCGGAGCTGCACATCGAGAGGGTCCTGAATTTCGTCCGAGGCTGGGACCGTACCGCGCCGATGGTCGTGCATTGCTATGCCGGCATCAGCCGCTCGACAGCGAGCGCGTTTGCCGCCGCCTGTGCGCTCAATCCGCACCGTGCCGAGATCGAGATCGCCCGGCAAATTCGCGCCCGTTCGCCGATCGCCTCGCCGAACCGGCTGATCGTCAGCCTCGCCGACAGGGCGCTGGGGCGCGAGGGGCGGATGCTGCGCGCTCTCGACGAAATGGGCCCGGGTAGCATGACGGTCGAAGGCCGGCCCTTCCAGCTCGATCTGGAATAG
- a CDS encoding YgfZ/GcvT domain-containing protein — MKAAFLPDRGVVKVSGEDARNFLNGLITTDVALLQPGLGRFGALLTPQGKITADFLITEAPDGHGGGFLIDAPRALAQNLADKLGFYKLRAKVKVENISDGMGVLAAWDGEPAMKPDLAFADPRHEALGWRILVSEDLKQKVADVLGADLVDSEAYEVHRIALGVPRGGLDFMYSDAFPHETNMDRLHGVDFDKGCYVGQEVVSRMQHRGTARTRIVRVTLEDFSPETGVAVLGGDKQLGTMGSTAGGHGLALVRIDRVADALDAGLKLTAGGLAIRLTDPNDVRTPPKQTVA; from the coding sequence ATGAAAGCAGCGTTTCTTCCAGACCGGGGCGTGGTCAAGGTGAGCGGCGAGGATGCCCGCAACTTCCTCAACGGCCTCATCACCACAGACGTCGCGCTGCTGCAGCCCGGCCTTGGCCGGTTCGGCGCGCTGCTGACGCCGCAGGGCAAGATCACGGCCGATTTCCTGATCACCGAAGCCCCGGACGGCCACGGCGGCGGCTTCCTGATCGATGCGCCCCGCGCGCTGGCGCAGAACCTCGCCGACAAGCTCGGCTTCTACAAGCTGCGCGCCAAGGTCAAGGTGGAGAATATTTCCGACGGCATGGGCGTGCTGGCGGCTTGGGACGGCGAGCCCGCGATGAAGCCCGATCTCGCCTTTGCCGATCCGCGGCACGAAGCTCTCGGCTGGCGCATTCTCGTATCGGAAGATCTCAAGCAGAAGGTCGCCGACGTGCTCGGCGCTGATCTCGTCGACAGCGAGGCCTACGAGGTCCATCGCATCGCCCTGGGCGTGCCGCGCGGCGGGCTGGATTTCATGTACAGCGACGCGTTCCCGCATGAGACCAATATGGACCGTCTGCACGGCGTCGATTTCGACAAGGGCTGCTATGTCGGCCAGGAAGTGGTGTCGCGGATGCAGCATCGCGGCACCGCGCGCACGCGGATCGTGCGGGTCACGCTGGAAGATTTTTCGCCCGAGACCGGCGTCGCCGTTCTCGGCGGCGACAAGCAGCTCGGCACCATGGGATCGACCGCCGGCGGCCATGGCCTCGCGCTGGTCCGGATCGACCGCGTTGCGGATGCGCTCGATGCCGGACTTAAGTTGACAGCCGGTGGCCTTGCAATCCGGCTGACCGATCCGAACGACGTTCGCACCCCACCGAAGCAGACCGTCGCATGA
- a CDS encoding dihydroorotase: MNQRFDTILKSGTVVNQDGEGVRDIGISNGRIAAIGGLGQASAGETIDCKGLHILPGVMDTQVHFREPGLTHKEDLETGSRSAVMGGVTAVFEMPNTNPLTVTEETFTAKIKAGHHRMHCDFAFFIGGTRENVNHLPELERAPGCAGVKVFIGSSTGALLVEDDESLRRIFQVIRRRAAFHAEDEYRLNDRKPIRVEGDPRSHPIWRDETAALMATQRLVNLARETGKRIHVLHISTKEEIEYLRDHKDVASCEATPHHLTMAAPECYERLGTLAQMNPPVRSADHREGIWRGIEQGIIDVLGSDHAPHTLEEKAKTYPASPSGMTGVQTLVPLMLDHVNAGRLSLARFVDLTSAGPARLYNIACKGRIAAGYDADFTIVDLKRTETITNKWVASRAGWTPYDGVRVTGWPVGTFVRGNRVMWQGEVTTPSTGEPVRFLETLKA; this comes from the coding sequence ATGAATCAACGATTTGATACCATTCTAAAATCCGGCACCGTGGTCAATCAGGACGGCGAGGGTGTCCGCGACATCGGCATTTCCAATGGCCGGATCGCCGCGATCGGCGGGCTCGGACAGGCTTCCGCCGGCGAGACCATCGACTGCAAGGGCCTGCACATTCTGCCCGGGGTGATGGACACGCAGGTGCATTTCCGCGAGCCCGGGCTGACGCACAAGGAAGACCTCGAGACCGGCTCGCGCAGCGCCGTGATGGGCGGGGTCACCGCGGTGTTCGAGATGCCGAACACCAATCCGCTGACGGTCACCGAGGAGACCTTCACCGCCAAGATCAAGGCCGGTCACCATCGTATGCATTGCGATTTCGCCTTCTTCATCGGCGGCACCCGCGAGAATGTGAATCATCTGCCTGAACTGGAGCGCGCGCCGGGTTGCGCCGGCGTCAAGGTGTTCATCGGCTCCTCCACCGGCGCGCTGTTGGTCGAGGACGACGAAAGCCTGCGGCGCATCTTCCAGGTGATCCGCCGCCGCGCCGCCTTTCACGCCGAGGACGAATACCGCCTCAACGATCGCAAGCCGATCCGCGTCGAGGGCGATCCGCGCTCGCATCCGATATGGCGGGACGAGACCGCGGCGCTGATGGCGACGCAGCGGCTGGTCAATCTCGCGCGCGAGACGGGCAAGCGTATCCACGTGCTGCATATCTCCACCAAGGAGGAGATCGAATATCTGCGCGATCACAAGGACGTCGCCTCCTGCGAGGCGACGCCGCATCATCTGACGATGGCCGCACCCGAATGCTATGAGCGGCTCGGCACGCTGGCGCAGATGAACCCGCCGGTGCGCTCGGCCGATCACCGCGAAGGCATCTGGCGCGGCATCGAGCAGGGCATCATCGATGTGCTTGGCTCGGACCACGCGCCGCATACGCTGGAAGAAAAGGCCAAGACCTATCCGGCTTCGCCCTCCGGCATGACCGGCGTGCAGACGCTGGTGCCGCTGATGCTCGACCACGTCAATGCCGGCCGGCTGTCGCTGGCGCGTTTCGTCGATCTCACCAGCGCTGGCCCCGCGCGGCTCTACAACATCGCCTGCAAGGGCCGTATCGCCGCGGGCTATGACGCCGATTTCACCATCGTCGACCTCAAGCGCACGGAGACCATCACCAACAAATGGGTGGCCTCGCGCGCGGGCTGGACGCCCTATGACGGCGTCCGCGTCACTGGCTGGCCGGTCGGCACCTTCGTCCGCGGCAACCGCGTGATGTGGCAGGGCGAGGTGACGACGCCATCAACCGGCGAGCCGGTGCGGTTCCTGGAGACGTTGAAGGCGTAG
- a CDS encoding GDP-mannose pyrophosphatase, producing the protein MSISDRVRVKNISVLSDRHYRLNEVEFDYRRGSGEWQTMKREVFDRGHAAALLPYRVASRSVVLTRQFRLPTYLAGYDELMIEAAAGMLDDASPEARIRAEAEEEIGYRLGEIRKIFEAFMSPGSVTEKLHFFVAEYEAAMRVGDGGGLVEEGEDIEVLELPIDQALAMISDGRIVDAKTIMLLQYAALNIFR; encoded by the coding sequence ATGAGCATCTCCGATCGTGTCCGCGTCAAGAATATCAGCGTGCTCTCCGACCGGCATTACCGGTTGAACGAGGTCGAGTTCGACTATCGCCGCGGCAGCGGCGAGTGGCAGACAATGAAGCGCGAGGTGTTCGACCGCGGCCATGCGGCGGCGCTGCTGCCGTATCGTGTCGCAAGCCGCAGCGTCGTGCTGACGCGCCAGTTCCGCCTGCCGACCTATCTTGCCGGCTACGACGAGCTGATGATCGAGGCCGCCGCCGGCATGCTCGACGACGCGTCGCCGGAGGCGCGTATCCGTGCGGAGGCCGAGGAAGAAATCGGCTATCGGCTCGGTGAGATCAGAAAGATCTTCGAGGCCTTCATGAGCCCGGGCTCGGTCACCGAGAAGCTGCACTTCTTCGTCGCCGAATATGAAGCCGCGATGCGCGTCGGCGATGGCGGTGGCCTCGTCGAGGAAGGCGAGGACATCGAGGTGCTGGAATTGCCGATCGACCAGGCACTTGCGATGATATCGGACGGCCGCATCGTCGACGCCAAAACCATCATGCTGTTGCAATACGCCGCGCTGAATATTTTTCGCTGA
- a CDS encoding DUF2339 domain-containing protein: MFDDPFVFFALLIAIIALIFARKAMNQVEELRQRLEAIQAAPVAGARSVPPPLTPFEAFEQSLPPASGAAPPMPPPIIPDTESIAPAAGPEAFEQAAGAAAPPPPPPPPPPLPQPDRGFEETIGTRWVVWVGGLTLALGGFFMVRYSIEAGLLGPGVRTILGGLFALALLLAGEWTRRKESVSSIAALPIANIPAILTAAGTAVAFATIYAAYALYGFLVPATAFILLGLVAMGTLAAALLHGPALAGLGVVGAFVTPVLVSSGKADYWALYIYLAIVTAAAFGLARIRLWRWLAVTTIVFALLWTFPCLQCGPSMVGPHAFHVLVGFILAALLVVCGFMFGPPADQGEVEPISSGSLAAYLLGATLIVLNSFHADTAMIVFGLLVAGSLAVAWRSDAAAGAVGAAAALVFVVFAEWAVRANPDMLVLPGGPLSGIGPNVTDGSVSLHLISAAIFAAGFGVAGFLAQGRSTGPVIPVIWSAAAVFTPLALLVALYARIAHLDRSIPFAILAVALAAAYAAATEILAKREDRPGLQASIALFATGSLAALALALTFALEKGWLTIALALMSAGTAWISTQRPIPFLRSLAAILAAIVVLRIADDPRIVGSAVGTTPIFNWLLWGYGIPALSFWAGSIFLRRGGDDAPLRTVEAAAILFTVLLAFMEIRHVVNQGDVYSQSAGLTEIALQVCVALAMAIGLERLRIRTGSVIHNAGAILLTVFAGLAALFGLLGLENPILWHIDVGGTVINLLLLGYALPAVLALLLSYAVAGQRPVAYANTIAAGALILALAYVTFEIRRLYHGPVMATGPTTGAEQYTYSIAYLAFGVVLLGIGILFNSQRARLASAVVIALTILKAFLIDMSTLTGVYRALSFMCLGLVLVAIGWLYQRILFRRQAAAPVAPGTPTGG; this comes from the coding sequence ATGTTCGACGACCCCTTCGTTTTCTTTGCGCTCCTGATCGCGATCATCGCCCTGATCTTTGCGCGGAAGGCCATGAATCAGGTGGAGGAGTTGCGCCAGCGCCTGGAGGCGATCCAGGCCGCGCCAGTGGCCGGAGCCCGATCCGTACCCCCGCCGCTCACCCCGTTCGAGGCGTTCGAGCAGAGCCTGCCGCCGGCTTCAGGCGCGGCCCCACCGATGCCTCCGCCGATCATTCCGGACACGGAATCCATCGCGCCCGCTGCCGGCCCCGAGGCGTTCGAGCAAGCTGCCGGCGCGGCTGCGCCTCCGCCTCCGCCGCCTCCGCCGCCTCCCCTGCCGCAGCCCGATCGCGGCTTCGAGGAAACCATCGGCACCCGCTGGGTGGTGTGGGTCGGCGGCCTGACGCTGGCGCTCGGCGGCTTCTTCATGGTTCGCTATTCGATCGAGGCCGGCCTGCTCGGCCCCGGCGTGCGCACCATTCTCGGCGGCCTGTTCGCGCTGGCCCTGCTGCTGGCTGGTGAGTGGACGCGCCGCAAGGAAAGCGTGTCTTCCATTGCAGCCCTTCCGATCGCCAACATCCCGGCCATTCTCACCGCTGCCGGAACGGCGGTAGCGTTTGCCACCATTTACGCAGCCTATGCACTGTACGGCTTCCTGGTGCCGGCCACCGCGTTCATCCTGCTCGGGCTGGTGGCGATGGGCACGCTGGCGGCCGCGCTGCTGCATGGGCCTGCGCTCGCCGGCCTTGGTGTCGTCGGCGCCTTCGTCACGCCGGTGCTGGTCTCGTCCGGCAAGGCCGACTACTGGGCGCTCTACATTTACCTCGCGATCGTCACCGCCGCGGCCTTTGGCCTCGCGCGTATCAGGCTGTGGCGCTGGCTCGCGGTCACCACCATCGTGTTTGCACTGCTGTGGACGTTCCCCTGCCTGCAATGCGGTCCCTCGATGGTCGGCCCGCATGCATTCCATGTGCTCGTCGGCTTCATTCTCGCCGCGCTGCTTGTCGTCTGCGGCTTCATGTTCGGCCCGCCCGCCGATCAGGGCGAGGTCGAGCCGATCTCGTCCGGCTCGTTGGCGGCCTATTTGCTCGGCGCGACCCTGATCGTGCTGAACAGTTTCCATGCCGATACCGCGATGATCGTGTTCGGCTTACTGGTGGCAGGCAGTCTGGCGGTTGCCTGGCGCAGCGATGCCGCCGCTGGCGCCGTCGGAGCCGCTGCCGCTTTGGTCTTCGTGGTGTTCGCCGAATGGGCCGTTCGCGCCAATCCTGACATGCTGGTGCTGCCCGGTGGGCCGTTGTCAGGGATTGGACCGAACGTCACGGACGGATCGGTGTCGCTGCACCTGATATCGGCCGCGATCTTCGCCGCAGGCTTTGGCGTGGCGGGATTCCTCGCGCAGGGGCGTTCGACAGGACCGGTCATACCGGTGATCTGGTCGGCCGCGGCAGTCTTCACGCCGCTGGCGCTTCTGGTCGCGCTCTACGCCCGCATCGCGCATCTCGACCGCTCGATTCCGTTTGCGATCCTCGCGGTCGCGCTCGCCGCGGCCTATGCCGCTGCGACCGAGATCCTCGCCAAGCGCGAAGACCGTCCGGGACTGCAGGCCTCAATCGCGCTGTTTGCGACCGGTTCACTCGCCGCGCTGGCGCTGGCGCTGACATTCGCGCTGGAAAAAGGCTGGCTCACAATTGCGCTGGCGTTGATGTCGGCAGGTACCGCGTGGATTTCGACGCAGCGGCCGATTCCGTTCTTGCGCTCGCTGGCCGCGATCCTGGCTGCGATCGTGGTGCTGCGGATCGCTGACGATCCGCGCATCGTGGGCAGCGCCGTCGGCACCACCCCGATCTTCAACTGGCTGTTGTGGGGCTACGGCATTCCAGCGCTCTCGTTCTGGGCCGGAAGCATCTTCCTGCGCCGCGGCGGCGACGACGCGCCGCTGCGGACGGTGGAGGCGGCGGCGATCCTGTTCACGGTGTTGCTGGCGTTCATGGAAATCCGCCATGTCGTCAATCAGGGCGACGTCTATAGCCAGAGCGCTGGCCTCACCGAGATTGCGTTGCAGGTCTGCGTGGCGCTGGCGATGGCAATCGGGCTCGAGCGCCTGCGCATCCGTACCGGCAGCGTGATTCACAACGCCGGCGCAATTCTCCTCACGGTGTTTGCCGGCCTGGCGGCGTTGTTCGGGTTACTGGGACTGGAAAATCCGATTCTCTGGCATATCGACGTCGGCGGCACGGTCATCAACCTGCTGCTGCTGGGCTACGCCCTGCCCGCAGTGCTCGCGCTGCTGTTGTCCTATGCCGTGGCGGGGCAGCGTCCGGTCGCCTACGCCAACACGATCGCGGCTGGCGCGCTCATCCTCGCGCTCGCTTACGTGACGTTCGAAATCCGGAGACTCTATCACGGCCCGGTCATGGCCACAGGCCCGACCACCGGCGCCGAGCAATACACCTACTCGATCGCGTACCTGGCATTCGGCGTCGTGCTGCTCGGCATCGGCATTCTCTTCAACTCGCAGCGCGCGCGGCTGGCGTCGGCGGTCGTCATCGCACTGACGATCCTGAAAGCCTTCCTGATCGACATGTCGACACTGACCGGCGTCTATCGCGCGCTGTCCTTCATGTGCCTCGGCCTGGTGCTGGTGGCGATCGGCTGGCTGTACCAGCGGATCCTGTTCCGCCGGCAAGCGGCAGCGCCGGTCGCGCCAGGCACGCCCACGGGAGGCTAG
- a CDS encoding NUDIX hydrolase: MTAPLQPTRPQLAVSGAIFRDGKVLLVRRARSPGKGFYSLPGGRVEFGESLHTALHREVDEETGLRIEILGLAGWREVLPGAGGGGGHYLIMSFAARWTAREPVLNDEHDHFKWLAPEELGGLKVTGGLLEVIEAARKLV; this comes from the coding sequence TTGACCGCCCCTCTCCAGCCGACCCGCCCCCAGCTCGCCGTCAGCGGCGCGATTTTTCGCGACGGCAAGGTCCTGCTCGTCCGCCGTGCCCGCTCGCCCGGCAAGGGCTTCTACTCGCTCCCCGGCGGCCGGGTCGAATTCGGCGAATCCTTGCACACCGCCCTCCACCGCGAGGTGGACGAGGAAACCGGGCTCAGAATCGAGATTTTGGGCCTGGCCGGCTGGCGCGAGGTGCTGCCCGGGGCCGGCGGCGGCGGCGGGCATTATCTGATCATGTCGTTCGCGGCGCGCTGGACCGCCCGGGAGCCGGTCCTGAACGACGAACACGACCATTTCAAATGGCTGGCGCCGGAAGAGCTCGGCGGCCTCAAGGTCACCGGCGGCCTCCTGGAGGTCATCGAGGCCGCCCGGAAGCTGGTCTAG
- a CDS encoding GNAT family acetyltransferase, with amino-acid sequence MTAPAAKPTPALAITDIADADVATVIALWQACGLTRPWNDPAADIALARREPNSTVLIGRDGDAIVATAMVGHDGHRGWVYYVASDPALRAKGFGRAIMNAAEDWLRAAGMPKLQLMVRRENAGVAAFYQSIGYEEAQTVVFAKWLDGRAPTR; translated from the coding sequence GTGACTGCGCCTGCCGCGAAGCCAACTCCCGCGCTCGCCATCACCGACATCGCGGATGCTGACGTTGCGACCGTGATTGCGCTGTGGCAGGCCTGTGGCCTGACGCGGCCGTGGAACGATCCCGCCGCCGACATTGCCCTCGCCCGCCGCGAGCCGAACTCGACCGTGCTGATCGGCCGCGACGGCGATGCGATCGTCGCTACCGCGATGGTCGGTCATGACGGTCATCGCGGCTGGGTCTATTACGTCGCCAGCGATCCCGCGCTCCGCGCGAAAGGTTTTGGCCGTGCCATCATGAATGCGGCCGAGGACTGGCTGCGCGCCGCTGGCATGCCGAAACTGCAGTTGATGGTTCGACGCGAAAACGCCGGCGTCGCCGCGTTCTATCAGTCGATCGGCTACGAAGAGGCCCAGACCGTCGTGTTCGCCAAATGGCTCGACGGCCGCGCGCCGACGCGGTGA